AGCAATTTGGATGATAATCCTTAATGGGCGGCATCGTGATGCTTTGGAAAGCAAATCGTAAATGAAGTAGCTTCCCGGTACacctttgcatttgattttccatttatttatttattttcagcaACCACCTTTCGTGGAGGAGAAAGTTGCTAAGACGGGAGAGATAATTTATACAGGATTTTGTATCGAGCTACTCGACAGACTTCAGCAAGACATGAAGTTTCGGTACAGAATAGAGGTTTTACCTAGTAACCAGTATGGTTCATGGGATGTTTTCAGCCAGAAGTGGAATGGGATAATCGAACATTTAATTGAGAGAGTAAGCAGTTTTCTCTTTATTGCTGCTTTGGGACGCCTCAGATGGGAGAAGCTTTCCCCTCCCTCCTCTAATCGTGATCTCAGGTTTCTCGTCAAAGCTAGTCAAAGATAGTCAAAGCTAGTCCTTAACGATCACCTCTCTTATCACTAAGAAGTTATTAGAATATCATTATTAGTATAATTGTTGATGATCATGTCTTAGTGTAAGTTTGACGTCCGTTGACCATAGTGTATTTAAAATAATGCTGATTTTGCTCTTATCAGAAAGCAGATCTGGCGATTGGCCCTCTATCTGTCAGCTCACAACGGCAAATAGCCGTGGATTTTACTCAACCATTCATGCATCTTGGCTTGTCAATTCTCATCGAAAACAAAGTCAACGTGGACTACAAGATGTTCTCTTTTCTGAAACCTTTTAACACATCCCTCTGGTTGGCCATTGTCGCAGGCACAATTTTAGTTGGTTTCTTCTTGTGGCTTCACGCCACGTTCAGTCCACGTGGTTATCACGGAAGGATTGCCCAGTCACGAGACCAAAACAGCGTAAGGGACGATCACTGGAGCACAAAGGACTGTCTTCGGCTGTTCGAGTCCGCGTGGTCATCGTTTTCTTACACAGTTGGCCAAGGAGCCGACGTAGCACATCCACAGTCCACATCTGGGAGGGTTATCATCGCCTTTTGGTGGTTTGCCATGTTGATAATAAGTAAGAAATACCATCCATTGCtagaagaaaattgaaattcaattaCGAGTCTCGCTCGAATATATGACAATACTTATCAGAACATTTGCCATCTTCCTTGTTCTGCTACCTTATTACAGTGGGAGGTCTGCTTCTCTTCGTAGACGGATACTGGCGAAGTGTAACAAGCGCCCATGCCCCTTCCCCAATGCATCATCGGACAGCTCaattgatgaaatttttctattttagatAGAAAGGGGTGCTGTGAGAGTACAGAACTCTTACATCCAGAAGCTCGACTCAAGGGGATAACGCAGCGAACTGCTTATATATTTTGCCTGAGAAATAAACTTAAGTGCTagacattatttttaaaaaaaggaacaatttgacattttttgtCCAACATTTAGTTTATTGAGCTCATCCAAAGTTGCATTTACCTTTGGTGTTCCGTGGGTCTCAGAATTCTCTTTGGGTGAAATCATCAAAAGCGTTTGTTCGTCAACGTTTCCATGTAATTTTTATCACCAAAGGTCGCTGTGACTTCTGACTTTCCATCCTTGCTttacaagagaagaaaaacatgtatttttgttttcacaggTGCGTCTTACACTGCCAATCTGGCCAGTTTTCTAGTCACGGATGTCTTTGAGACACCAATCAAGAGCCTTGAAGACTTAGCTGCCCAAACGAAAATCAAGTATGGCTGCGCTAAAGACAGCCACACCATGGCATTCTTTCAAATGTCACGCGTTCCAACCTATGCAAAGATGTGGGCATTTATGAAACGTCACGACACTTTTGTGGAAAACGTGACCGAGGGTATCAAAAGAGCGAGAAAGGGTGGATATGCTTTCATAAGTGAGTCAGCTGTATTGGATTATTACACAGAACAAAGGCCCTGCAACACGTTGACCACAATTGGAAGGTATGGTGTAAGTTATGTAAGTTACGTTTTGCAACTTGATGAATTTGTGTACAATCAAAATCAAGTCTCTATTCTATAtcgaatattttcttttttgctggccatacagaaaaaaaaaaggtggaaGCTATGGAAAATGTAACAAATTTCTGGCGCATGGCTGACCCTCACCCCTAGGGATCAATCATTGAAATCGctggggaaggggaggggaggataACTCGTCGTCGTCGTTGACATATTATAAAGGTACTACTGAGCCTCATGGGGTGATAAGGTAAATTGTATTCCCCCTGCCCGTCCCCTTTCCCCAGTCCCCAGGCGATGAATAAAGAATAAAGACCGGCCTCTTATATCTGTTCCCTGCAGAGTATTCGGCAAGTTCGGCTATGGCTTTGGGCTTCCCAAGAACTCCCCTTTCACACATCAGTTCAGTGTAAAAATCCTGGAATTGAGGCAAAAAGGATTTCTCAAACTTTTGAGGGAAAGGTGGTTCCAAGGAATGTGTGAGACGACTTTGCAAGAATCTTCAGGTATGCAAATGTATGAACTTTGGAGTTCGTGCAATCAGAGTATTCAATTTAGAGTTCAGGTTACGATGTCATTGCCGCAAGTGAAGgtcatgtttatattttcagaCACGTCCTTCACGGGAGACGTTTTGGTATTTAAAGACATGGCTGGTGCATTTTATGCTGTCTTCTTTGGCCTGGCTTTCAGCTTGATTATACTTCTGATTGAATTGACATGGGCGGCGTACAAAGATCACAAACAAGGCCAGGTGGGTTACATAAGAAATGAATAAGCCTTCCGGAGCTGATATAGGTAATGCTTTTGGATTATGTGTTTAGTTTTTTGTCGTtaaatgtttgttgtttttgttgttgctgttcaTATTTTGGGCGAGGTTTGCTATCCTTTCCAAAACGCTCGATGCAGACAGTCGAAGTTAGCCTTGAACTGAATATAAATCATATCTCATACAATCACATGGTAAACAAGACCAAACATGAAGACTTCTGGGTATGATCCACGAGGAAGTCTAAGTTGCATTAATTGGCAAggataaattaaaagataatttagtgttaacaactgggttgaaaacgtaaattagccaccgtaaagggtaaaaaagctgacgtttcgagcgttagcccttcgtcagagcgatgacgaagggctaacgctcgaaacgtcagcttttttaccctttacggtggctaatttacgttttcaacccagttgttaacactaaattacctgctatactctcccaccgactcagcaccacagtttctttagaaacttacccctttataaaTTAAAAGAGTTGTTTCTCAAAACATTGAATACTTCGTAGTAAAGTGATAAGGACAAGACACTCTCCAGGCTAGGCTCCTTTTCCACTTCCGGTATCCTTGTTTTTTTCCGGTATCCTTTTTATTTCCGATatcctctttattttttaagagaaaaaaagcacATCTATGCTGGAGAATCTCAAGAACAATTAATTCATGTTTGGGATATTAACCGTTTACGGAAATGACAGATAAGAATGGAGAAAGGCAACAATAACACTTTGTCTACCCAAAACAGCCAGACAAAAAAATTGGGAGACTGTTATCTTTTCAAGTGTTTACTACTATGGTGTTGTGggttaatgttaaaaaaatgcaagaTCATAGTAGAATTTGAAGTTGAATTAatattactttcctttttttaaagactttcAGCCTCCTACAAGGCTTTCGGGACAGAGTGGTAAAGTCTTGGAAAAACAAACGAGGAAAATCTCTCAGTCGCTACAAGTATAATTCTAAAGCCGATACCAACTGGAGTATTGCTCTTCAACAGCTGCAGACACTGCTGCCTAAAAAGGAAGGGGTAGAGGGCAAACCCAAAATAGGAAACAGGGATGAACTTCAGGCTAAAAGAGGTTTGCAACAAAACTACGATGCAACAGAACATGTTAACCAGCATAAGAGCACACCGTCGGCCTATATATAACGCACATTTCATGTCAGAGAACATTCCGGGATAAGCAATGTTTTTTATCGTATCAGATGCGGCTAGATCAACAGCCCtgctttggtttcttttttacGCAATAGCGGATAACTATTTATTATCACTATCacaataattttcatcatcatctcTATTTtgtaattacaataaaaatgataaagctACTCATTTTTCTTTATGGtctaatttataatttttttgcgtaAAAGATATTGTTTCATCAAATTTGATTGGCACTGAATTTAACACGAatcatttataattattatttctcgAGAAGTAATGATTATAATTCAGATTGCATCCAAAATAGTAATCGCTGAACCTTTTGTTCGCTTTGCTTAAATCGTTCGTCTCCGAAAGCTATTTATattccacaaaaaaaagaatctttgtGCCTACTGTTTGACATCCGTTTTGGGAAAAATAATCACGAGGAAAGACGCAGTATTTTGTAACTATTTCCTCCACTGTAATATAAAATCCACACGTGCAAACTAAGAAAACTGACGGATCCAGTGATCATAAATTTGGGTATCCGCTTTATTTGACAAAGATggagttttttatttgttattttaaagtTGACGTTACAAGGTTCGATATTTGCAATCTGTCACTTTTAATCACGGCTTTCGGTTTTTCCAATCAAGATTAAACCTCCACGGCACCGAGGCcatttttttgcaatttctcttaattttaaataatcttAATCAATTTTGAAGACACTTGAACGAGGCAGATAAAGTCAATTATCTCGTGCTTTGAGGCATGTTTATTATTCCACTTAAGACCGTCTTGTTTGCAGAAAGTGAAGCATAAGCCTAGCTACTTTCCACGGATTGCTTTCTTAAGACACAAATTCTTTAAAAAGTCAAATTCTTGTTAGGATCAAGGTGAACCggatgaaagaaaactaaaacgtttgttttttttttctatgtcaAACCGTTCTCGTTCTAGGGGAGACTTGTTTACTGTGTCAATCGCCTTTTACTTATAGATAACAAGGAATATCTTTATCCTTACCAGAAAACTCAACGCCTTTCGTAAATTGTGTATTACCCATACCGAacctttcgtttttctttcttttttttttttctgagagtGTCTACTGTCAAGCGATTTTTCCTATCAAGCTGTTGACTACTTGAAGCTTCATCTCATATTCATTGCTAATATGAACTCATTCAcctttaaaataacttttttcttccttactTTATTATACCAAAACGCCTCTCACCGCTCTCTGGGGCGCAAACTAAAAACACGACGAcatgtttcttttgataagAGGAATCAAGCTGAAGGAAGACCGCATGCAATTTTAAATGAGATGcaacttttttctaatttgcTTCCTGTTCGAATGACTGGATCATTCAAATTTTTACATGCAGCTTCAGTAAGAAATACTCGAAGACAGAGTTTGTTTCAGTAATTTTCTCATCTATAGCAACACTTCTTATTCCGCAATGGATGATTTatttgaaacgaaaaaaaaaacaaaaacaagaaaaaaaaacaagaaaaacgtAGAAAAACGCGAACGCGTCTTTTAAGGCaccttttttcccttgaaatttttcctttagaagTTGAAGCACAGTagttcaggtaaaaaaaaaatcctcatgATACATTTTTATCATCCTTTTTGAAAGTTtcagttttgatatttttaagcACTTGATTACTCGCGGTCTGCTTGTTGTCTTCTTGCTTTGTCTCGCAAGGTTGAAAGAATCAGCAAGCGGCCCGCGCCGGTTCCACCTGGCTCGTCCATCAATTAGTATTTCTTTTGAACAAGCACGCGTGTTAATTACAACAAATGAGTTCACCACTTACAGCTCAATCTGAAGTCTCTTGGTGTAGTGTTATTGTTAATAATCAAATCCTTTGTGATTGCCTTAACAATACTGTACAAACAACCTGCACTGTTTTGAAGAGCTCGTGCATGGGGAAATAGAAATTAAGGAAAACACATTGCTATGTTATAAAGATTTACCAGAAATCGATCTCAGCATCATGTTGAATTATCTGCTataataccttttttttttatttggcttCGCGGAaagtatattcgttacattCTACGTTGAGCCAAAATCCATGTTAAATTGGATTCAGGTGTTTTTGTTAAGTCATGGATAAGGTGTAAATGATCTGCCAAGGGATAATGcacgaaataaaaaatagtattCAGAAAAGGGCCACTAGGTCGATAAAACTTGGACAAATCTTATCCCTCTTTTCTTTAGTGTCTGTTGAAGAGCTAACCATTTCTCCATAAAACATCAGAgtgatttattttgatttctgtACTCAGTGTTCAAGAActgatttattttcttgtagTTTTGTTTGGCATCAGGTGAAGATCGTTTACGAAAACAAAAGTTCAATGTCGGAGTCATCGTGGTTCCCATTTCGTAGTAATATAAGTCTGGAAAAAAGGGCTAAAGATGAGGGTAATTTAAGACGATTTTCTCACtgatattattttgaaattcagATTGCAAgcagttttctttgaaattttttttcttttcttaagcgCCGCATAAATCTGTCTTTGCGGTCGCCTAGTTATGTTAATGAGTAAGACTGACACTTGTTAATAAGTTATAAGTCTACTTGCTACCTCAAGAAGGCATTTGAAGGATATTCACATGTTCTTTTCAATTGCGTGTGAAATAGAAGTCAAATATCTGAAATACAGGGACACAAAATCGCAAAGAATAAAAAGTGTGTCATAACTACCACTTTCCAGGAATATGTGACCTTTTTCTTTAACGATTACCTCAAAACTAACTAGTGTCGACCAAGGCTTTTTCTGTCTCTTAAGTCTATGCCCTTACTAGTCACTCAGTGTAAAATATACCGTGtcgttgaaaaaaattaattttcgaaTACAAAGACTAGCGCTTATGCCATCCTGAGCTCTACATCCTAGTATTTGCTACTACGTTTCCCATTGATATCTTGTAGCGATGAATTGGCTTgaaggaaattaagaaaaatgctATTTCAGTAATGTGGCATTTAGCTTGCCCGTTGTGGTAACTAAAATCAAACTCATTAAAATTGcttagaaatttaatttctaTGTCTATTTCTTGTCTGACAAGCTATTCCACAGGTCATAAAATACTGGCTCGTATCTGCGATAACAGTTTTGGCAGATCTTGGaccatttctttgtttttttggtacTCTTCTGTTTTAAGAAGGCAAGTTCATCTAAATTTCTAGCGTCGTCGCCATAAATATTTGATCAGCGAACCATCCATTTGCTTTACGTGTTAATGGCGATTAACTGTCACCTAATGCCAatgatttggaatttttttgctttttttccttcttcagcgCTGCGGGTTGCACTCTGAGATGTGAAGTTTGAGATCACATCGCCGTGTAAAACAGATTTTGCAATATCGGCAGCGGTAAGGGGCGTTATCCGTATGAACGTGCATGTGGAACTTCAAATTGGATAGCTTATTAAAGGCTTTTTCGCAGAGATTGCAGCGATACGGCTTCTCTCCTGTGTGTATAAGAACATGGTTGCGCAGATTGCCTTTTTGATGGAAACCTTTGCCACAGATATCACACACGAATTCTTTCAGATCACTGTGAGTGCGAATATGAGTCTTGAGCGTGGATGACCGATTGAAGGCTTTGTCGCAGATGTGGCATTTGTGGGGCTTCTCAGATGTGTGAATGATTTTGTGACGGCAAAGTGTGCTTGACAATCGAAATCCCTTGCCGCATATGGCGCACACAAACGGCTTGGCGCCAGTGTGGGATGGCATCTTTAGGTGGATCGTCAATGTATACTTCGTCTTAAAAATTTTACCGCACTGATCGCACTTATAGGGTTGCTTGACAGGACCCGTTTGATACGAAGAAGACAATCTTTTAGAACCTTCTCGTAGACTCCTTGGCTCTTCAAGCCCTCGGTGTTGAGACCGTTTGGAACCTTTTCCCGATCTCGTTTTATCTTTCGTTGCTGCACAGATAAATTCCTCCTTCTCTgttcttgatatttctttttgtttgctcaTCTTCGCCTTGCTCTCTTTTTGATTTTGACTTGGCGCCAATTCGCTGGTATAATCGCACTCTTCAAAGTAATTCTCATTGTTCGTATGCTTCTCCGTGTGATTTCCATTCACGTCCGTAGCTTCTTCTGAGGACGGACTCTGTTCTTGGAGAGATGAGCCCAGAAAGCCTGCTCTTGGAGCCAATCGATGCCAAAGACCAAGTGGCAAAGATCCTAAAATATGCACAATCCACAAGTCAGAAATGAGCCTTCGTCAACTCAAATTGGCCGAAGTCTACTGGAAATAAGAATTCACCTATTTTATCCGGAAATTTCCCAtagtaatcaaaataaattacagaacagtatggatgAGGGGGATAGTCAATATTTAAGTTACTTACCAGCAATGGAATAATCCTCTCTGTTGTTCCATTCCTGCTTCAGATGACGCCGCAACAGGAATGACTTAGGCATCTTCCCTTGATTCCAAATTTATACCAACGGATTTTTTATGAACTTTTCGATCAGCAGATAGGAGAAGCAGCTGAATATGAACGCCAAAAGGAATCTGCCGTTTCCTTGAAATGAGAATCTCGGAAATGTTGCCACTCGTGCTTGCACAGGTTTATAAATCCTCAAACGTTGGTAATGTGTTAATATAAtcagtttttttattctttcgtATCCAATCGGCGCGTGTCACCAATATGTTTCaggttattgttattgtttacaAAGGCGCACTTGATTGGTTAACAACAGGTTGTTAAGCACAGTCAGAAGGTATATgacttaatttttcctttttttatttttcttttttggtttccGCAAACGACAAAATGCTACATGATAAAGTTATCCACTGTTCAAGGACAGACAAACCTGCGCAACTGTCCTCTTACGAACATTAAAGGAATTCGGAGATTTATTCTGTGTTATCTCTCAACTCTCCCCCCGGATCCAAGCCACCTGTCAAATGAGAATATGCGAGGTTAGCCCCgtaacaaaacatgaaaaaccgGTTATTGTAGGATGACAAAGCCACTTTTTACTCCTAATTGCCTTTTCTCCTGGGTCTACGCGGGTGAAAATGTAGTTCTAGCAATAATCTGAAAATTTTCTCGAAATTGCAAGCAATTTGCTCATTGGCGaacgaatgaaaataataataaaaaaagctcAAGTTTTTTTGTACGGCAAGGTCGCAGCTGCGATGAAATTAATACTACAGAGCTCAGCTGGTAACCACAATGTTTTGGTTTGCTAATGAACCTATCTCCTCCGCCTTTTCATAAATGAGCATTTTATGCTGGCTGACTTCGGTGAGTAATTAATTATTAAGGAACTTCATGCGTTGTTTTGAGAAAGCAAACAATACTGGACAAGACTTAAAGCCACTTTCGTAAATTAACGCCGAGTACTGATTCTTTTCCGAAGTTCATTAGAACCTGGTAAAGATTAACGAAAATCGTTCCAACTTTACGAGGCGTTTCTGCGTGTATTGTTCATCTTCCGGTCCCTTTGAATTGATAAATATCAGTTCAAACTGATTTGCTATTCTtagcttaaaaattaaatcgtTTTACACATTTGAAACGCACAAGAGCCGACGATATGCTACTTTTCTTCGTACCCTGTTGAGCTATTGACATCGCAATCAATTTTCTGAGTACATTAGGGCCTTCTAccttctcaaaaaaaaaattggtgaatATTACATTTGATAAAGCGGTTTCATTTCAATCCACGAATTTATTATGAATGCTCACTTGAAGACAAGCGTTAACGCCCCACAGGCCACGAATCATTATTATCAAAAAGGTGTAAATTGACTCATGGTCGACTTTGACTCAAATTGCAAACAATTTGGTCTCGTTGTTTGAAAAAGTACCAAGATGCAAGGTAACGACTTGTTGTGCGAAAAGATTCATCGAGATGTGATGACTTCCTCTAAACAATGAATAATCTACAGATTTTATGAAAGTAGTAATCAAAAACCGCAAGTTATTCTCGGAACAAAATCGAAAGGCATCAATGAATTTAGACAGAACTATCTAGATTAGAGAGCAGGTGTTTTACGAAATGGCGCTATGGCTGAAAACTTTTTGGGACCCCCGTACTGCTATAGTAGTTTTTGTAAATTCTGAAACTCCCCCAACCGCTGTGAAAATTAACGCTACAAATTAACGCGCTAAATTAATGAGACACGAACGCCAAAtgactctctctctctcccacTCGTGAACAGTTCACTACGAAGGGAAATTTAAATTTGGATTTATTTTCGACTCGTAGAAAAGCTTTGGAATTTCTAAAAGAGATGAAAATTCTTGATTGTgcttaacaatttttaaatctCTGCGATAAACCAAAACAGCAACGGAATCCTCTTTGAAGCAATAAAGGTTTCGTTAGGGTAAATCTCGACTTAAAACGGTTTAGGAAAATTGCATGTGAAATGAAATTGCCTGGATTCGCTTTGCAGATCTCcaaataaaaacattgatatAGGGCTGATGTGATGAGTAATGTAAAGGAAGTGTTGTTTGTAAACACGACGAATTGTTACACGGGAGATCATTAAAAGTTTTTCGGCACTGAGATTGTGTAAGACCAAAATGCACAAAAGGAAATGTCATTAGCGAAACACATGACGGAGGTATTGGTACATATAGTTgaaaaatatgatgaaaaaaacatataGAACGAAGATCCAAAGTTAAAGTTATGCAACGTCCTGTAGTCAGACGAATTCAGACAATTTTCAATTAGATCAGAAGACGACATTTTGACccaaaactaatttacaaaagTTAAAGAAGGCTCCATGGACTTTCAGGCGCGACAAACTGTAATTATGTTTCCACAATGTGTTCTCCGTGATCATTTCAGGGAATAAATGAGATAAGATTTTATTCCAAGGTATCATTTGGCGATTCCCTCACACAGCGACTGATGAAATAGTAAAACGTTTTGACGTGCGTCAAACCTTCAAACACAAGCTATCGCCTAGTCAGGGGTCTTATCAACTCTGTCAAGGACCCAGAAATATTCATTTGCGAGAAAtcagtacaaaaaaaaaaagaactgtaaaaagataacaaaaaatgaataaattactAAGAAATCTCTCGATAGCAGAGTCTCTCAACGATGTTTTTAGAGGCGTAAATAGATTGTAAGCAATCTTTGCTTATTCCTACGTTGAAACTAAAATATCTCCTCTCTTCAGGCTTGAATATGGCAGGTTAATTAGCTAGCAAAGCTCTTTTTGTATGCACGATTTTGACAGCTTTTTGGGCTTGAGGTAACCTACAAGGCCAATAGTGTGTAAAAATATAACGAATTGAGGGTTCCGCCTCCTGGTCGAAATTTTAAGTCGTATGCAAAATTTTCGCGCCCGATGTCTAAAGTCCA
This region of Pocillopora verrucosa isolate sample1 chromosome 3, ASM3666991v2, whole genome shotgun sequence genomic DNA includes:
- the LOC131782860 gene encoding glutamate receptor ionotropic, kainate 2 isoform X2; this encodes MQLFADICYNCVFPAQYLIQQGVVAIVGPMRSSDVKYTQPYFSGFHIPQFAPVATDPTFTSTPANFPYLVRMSPSDTIQCQALAGIMKHYNWSQFALLVSKDDYGINGVLALKDEAYKRGWIVVAHEHFEPVSDPNSLDVRRQLKWIRQTGTRIVVLNCYLRYSRQILKQAGDLGMTTDWAWIITDAQTGRDWQTLGGDFVLNQFYGVMGTRLAFGEGSRYKEVAQEWKSHEYGELDVVTGKCYDAVLALASALHYMTLDGYDVSGDKLKFEFGKGSVKPWRNGANLMKYIKKVRASGIMNDLEFIGDGSPTFQEFDIVNLGRTGFVKVGKWTPSQGVVMFPEKPVLWLSQSLEAPSDRADTVENISIRVVAVIQPPFVEEKVAKTGEIIYTGFCIELLDRLQQDMKFRYRIEVLPSNQYGSWDVFSQKWNGIIEHLIERKADLAIGPLSVSSQRQIAVDFTQPFMHLGLSILIENKVNVDYKMFSFLKPFNTSLWLAIVAGTILVGFFLWLHATFSPRGYHGRIAQSRDQNSVRDDHWSTKDCLRLFESAWSSFSYTVGQGADVAHPQSTSGRVIIAFWWFAMLIISASYTANLASFLVTDVFETPIKSLEDLAAQTKIKYGCAKDSHTMAFFQMSRVPTYAKMWAFMKRHDTFVENVTEGIKRARKGGYAFISESAVLDYYTEQRPCNTLTTIGRVFGKFGYGFGLPKNSPFTHQFSVKILELRQKGFLKLLRERWFQGMCETTLQESSDTSFTGDVLVFKDMAGAFYAVFFGLAFSLIILLIELTWAAYKDHKQGQTFSLLQGFRDRVVKSWKNKRGKSLSRYKYNSKADTNWSIALQQLQTLLPKKEGVEGKPKIGNRDELQAKRGLQQNYDATEHVNQHKSTPSAYI
- the LOC131782860 gene encoding glutamate receptor ionotropic, kainate 2 isoform X1, which codes for MCSLIFIAIISIVLTSILTVNARVVKVGAIFENERLIKSFLVAIEDVNRDPNVLPGIKLEASINMTKPLDAFDNLKAAQYLIQQGVVAIVGPMRSSDVKYTQPYFSGFHIPQFAPVATDPTFTSTPANFPYLVRMSPSDTIQCQALAGIMKHYNWSQFALLVSKDDYGINGVLALKDEAYKRGWIVVAHEHFEPVSDPNSLDVRRQLKWIRQTGTRIVVLNCYLRYSRQILKQAGDLGMTTDWAWIITDAQTGRDWQTLGGDFVLNQFYGVMGTRLAFGEGSRYKEVAQEWKSHEYGELDVVTGKCYDAVLALASALHYMTLDGYDVSGDKLKFEFGKGSVKPWRNGANLMKYIKKVRASGIMNDLEFIGDGSPTFQEFDIVNLGRTGFVKVGKWTPSQGVVMFPEKPVLWLSQSLEAPSDRADTVENISIRVVAVIQPPFVEEKVAKTGEIIYTGFCIELLDRLQQDMKFRYRIEVLPSNQYGSWDVFSQKWNGIIEHLIERKADLAIGPLSVSSQRQIAVDFTQPFMHLGLSILIENKVNVDYKMFSFLKPFNTSLWLAIVAGTILVGFFLWLHATFSPRGYHGRIAQSRDQNSVRDDHWSTKDCLRLFESAWSSFSYTVGQGADVAHPQSTSGRVIIAFWWFAMLIISASYTANLASFLVTDVFETPIKSLEDLAAQTKIKYGCAKDSHTMAFFQMSRVPTYAKMWAFMKRHDTFVENVTEGIKRARKGGYAFISESAVLDYYTEQRPCNTLTTIGRVFGKFGYGFGLPKNSPFTHQFSVKILELRQKGFLKLLRERWFQGMCETTLQESSDTSFTGDVLVFKDMAGAFYAVFFGLAFSLIILLIELTWAAYKDHKQGQTFSLLQGFRDRVVKSWKNKRGKSLSRYKYNSKADTNWSIALQQLQTLLPKKEGVEGKPKIGNRDELQAKRGLQQNYDATEHVNQHKSTPSAYI
- the LOC131782870 gene encoding fez family zinc finger protein 1-like, with the translated sequence MPKSFLLRRHLKQEWNNREDYSIAGSLPLGLWHRLAPRAGFLGSSLQEQSPSSEEATDVNGNHTEKHTNNENYFEECDYTSELAPSQNQKESKAKMSKQKEISRTEKEEFICAATKDKTRSGKGSKRSQHRGLEEPRSLREGSKRLSSSYQTGPVKQPYKCDQCGKIFKTKYTLTIHLKMPSHTGAKPFVCAICGKGFRLSSTLCRHKIIHTSEKPHKCHICDKAFNRSSTLKTHIRTHSDLKEFVCDICGKGFHQKGNLRNHVLIHTGEKPYRCNLCEKAFNKLSNLKFHMHVHTDNAPYRCRYCKICFTRRCDLKLHISECNPQR